CGTTGTATTCGCCGCGGCGCATCTGCAAAATGGCCTTTGTTGCAAGATGGGAAGCGCGAATCTGGTTGTTCAGAACCATCTTTGTCAAAGCAAGATTGAACTGCTGTTCAGCATCCTTCAGTTTTCCCATAACCATGTACACATCACCGACGCGATTAATGGAGTACCAATAGTCGGGCTTCAACTCCAGCGAGCGTTTGTATTGTTCGAGCGCTTCCTCATACCGTCCTGCTCGAAGCAACACGTCGGCAAAGCTTGCCCGCGGATCGGCCGCATTCGGCGAGAGACGTATATACCGTTCCATCTCCTGAATTGCACGGTCAAAATCCCCCTGGCCCGAATATGCGTAGCCGAGCGACATAGCCGCCGGACCGTATGATGTATCTGTTCGAACAGCCCGCTGGTACAATTCCAGCGCCCTGTCGTGACGCTTGTTCAATTCACACAGATTGCCCCGGAGAACGAATATCTCCGCATCCTTCGGGTAGCGCTCGATCAGGGTATCAGCTACCGCCGCTGCTTCGGCATTTCGGAAATGTATGATGTGGTCGAGCAGGCGGATGAACAATCGTTCCCGTTTTGTCGCGTTCACCGATGCATGAAGCGCCCGCGCTATTTCAGCTCTTGCATCCGATTCATTGCCGTTGCGAACATGCAGGTACGCAAGACGTGCCGAGGCCATCGCGAAGTTGGAATCCAGCCGGAGTGCCTGATCAAACGAGTTCTTCGCTTCCACGTAATAGAAATTCTCGAACTGATGAACACCCTCGCTGTACCATTTCAATGCTTCGGGGGAGTTCGTGGTCAGCTTTGGCGATTCGGTGCAGGAGGAGAGCAAGAATATCACCAACCAGGCTGCTGAACGGGAATATGTTCTCATAAGTAACTCAAACTAAAGGGGATCCGAAATCCATCCTCTATGTCCGACACAGGTTCTTATACGAAAAGACCCGGCTATGGTTTCTTGTCAAGGGCAGAGGGAATAGGCATTGAGGGATTATCCCGAAGGGCCCTCAAACGCTTGAGCCCGGTTTCTATCCTGTCAATGCTTGTGTTGATCAAGTTGACGTAATGCAGGCGCTTTTCGTTGTCGGGAGTTGTCGTTTCAAGCAAATAGGCAGCCATCCGCAAGACGCCCAACGGGTTGTTGATCTCGTGGGCAATTTCACGGATTCCCGACTTCATGTTTGTCACCTGTCCCTGCAACTCTTCCAATTCTGTTTGTTGTGAAGGTGTCATACGCACCGGGCTGAATAGTTGAACTTAGCGGACGAGTTCTTCCTGAAGCGACATGGCATCCGATCTGATCAGGGCCGCAACCGCTTTTACCAATTCACTGATATCTGAAAGCTTGTCAACGACGGCGTCGGCACAAGTCTTTGCCAGTTCTTCTTTGAAGTCAGGATTCAGAAATCCTGAAATCACCATGATTTTCATGTTGTATTGGGATTTGCGCGATTTCAGAAGTTCGAGTATCCGGAACCCGTCAATTTTCGGCATTTTTACGTCAAGAATGAGAAGGTGGGGTTTCTTCTCTCCGATAAGAAGAAGTCCCTCAAAGCCGTCATCGGTTGTGGTAATTTCAACACTTGGCAACTCTGCTGAAATGACACTTTTCAACATTTGAGCATACGGCTTCTCGTCATCAATAATCAGAACGTTGGTTGACGTCTCGTCAATGTACTCAAACGGGATGTCCATTCCGGACGTATCAAGGAACTTCTTGAGGTTTACCGGCCAAACACGATAGTGGCCACCATAGGTTGTAAACGCCTTGAGGGCTCCTTCATAAATCCAATTCAGAACGGTTTTTTTGCTTACGGTACAAATGGACGCAACCTGACCAACCCCCAACGGCTTTCTGTAAGTTACCTTTGAAGACATCCGATGCTCGATAGAAGTGATTTGCGTGATTTACGCATTCAATATAGTGAGGATTGGCAGCGATGTCAATCCAATCACGGGCCGGTTTGAGGAAAGGCGATGGAAATGAGACCCCGATCACCGGGCATGCGAACGTGCCTTCGGAGGAACCTTAGCGGACAGATTCGATGCCGCCGATTTCACGGAGGAGATCCTTCTTCGTGAATTGCGATTTGCTCATCAAACCCGAAACATAACTCCCCAGTTGCTCGCGGGTTTCCTGGTCGATATCCATCGACGTAAGGACGATAATGGGAATGGAACGCGTTGCAGGAATCTGCCGTAGTTGGTACGCGACATTAAGACCCGACATTTCGGGCATGATAAGATCGAGAATGATGACATCGGGGCGTTCTTTCGCGGCAATCTGCAAACCTTCTTTCCCGTGAAATGCCTTCAACACATGATAGCCTTCACTTTCGAGAATCACTTCAATCAAATCAGTCGCCGCCCGATCGTCATCAATTACGAGGACTTTCGGGACTTGCGAATCCGCTGCTGTGTGAAGGCGAACCCGGTCCATTGCGGAGAGAAGATCTTCCTTGTTCACCGGTTTCACGAAATAATCCACGGCCCCGAGACTGAATCCGAGATTCTTCTCATCAACAATAGAAACGATGATAATCGGGATATGCTTGCACAGCGGATGCCGTTTCAACTCCTTCATTACCTGCCAGCCGTCTTTCACAGGCAGCATCAGGTCGAGCGTGATAATATTGGGATGCAGGCGCTTTGCCTTCTCGATTGCTTCAACACCGTCGTGGGCAACTTCGACGCGATAGCCCGCCGCCTCAATGTGAATGCGGAGAAGTTCGCTTGCCTGGGCCGAATCTTCCACAATCAGCGCAAGGGGTTTCTCACCGCTTTCCGACGGGCGGTTCTCACGATTGAGCGCATCCATCAACATCTCGGCCTGCTTCAGTTGCTCGGAGGTTGCATCAATCACCAGCGGAATGCGGAAGCGAACGCTTGTTCCTTTTCCATACTCACTCTCGATCCAGATTTTGCCCCCGTGCAGTTCAATCAGCTTCTTCGTGATGGCCAGGCCCAACCCGATGCCCTGCCGGTTCAGCGCTTTTCCGCTTGCCGCCTGCTTGAACGGCTTGAACAATCCGGCGACTTCCTCAGGCTTGATGCCCGTTCCCTCGTCACGTACTTCAAACTGCAGATCATTTCCCACACGCTCAGACGAGACCGCAACAGAACCATTTTTGCGACTGAACTTGATTGCGTTGGAAACAAGATTGATGAGAATCTGCCTGAAGCGTGTCTGATCGACAACAATTTCCTCGAATTCAGGAGAAAGGGTAAAATCGAGCCGGATACCCTTTTCCACAATGGCTGCTGCAAGCACACGCCGCACGCTTTCCTCGAAATAATTGACGGGGTAGCTGGCAATG
This DNA window, taken from Bacteroidota bacterium, encodes the following:
- a CDS encoding tetratricopeptide repeat protein, which encodes MRTYSRSAAWLVIFLLSSCTESPKLTTNSPEALKWYSEGVHQFENFYYVEAKNSFDQALRLDSNFAMASARLAYLHVRNGNESDARAEIARALHASVNATKRERLFIRLLDHIIHFRNAEAAAVADTLIERYPKDAEIFVLRGNLCELNKRHDRALELYQRAVRTDTSYGPAAMSLGYAYSGQGDFDRAIQEMERYIRLSPNAADPRASFADVLLRAGRYEEALEQYKRSLELKPDYWYSINRVGDVYMVMGKLKDAEQQFNLALTKMVLNNQIRASHLATKAILQMRRGEYNDAVRLCEQSLALDSLNIRAAYIKVRAFARLGKFDEAERYIDFIRYEITRRNLGESMAMLEFHALRAQLYRYQGQVEEAIAACDSAMEYGSELTRADIYHELAEIHLTEKDYESALDALEEALRYNTNAPSSLLTLAKVYKALGDKQMVQEIAGRLYDLWKNADPDFQPLLELKKLISGGSPQQVSVS
- a CDS encoding response regulator, giving the protein MSSKVTYRKPLGVGQVASICTVSKKTVLNWIYEGALKAFTTYGGHYRVWPVNLKKFLDTSGMDIPFEYIDETSTNVLIIDDEKPYAQMLKSVISAELPSVEITTTDDGFEGLLLIGEKKPHLLILDVKMPKIDGFRILELLKSRKSQYNMKIMVISGFLNPDFKEELAKTCADAVVDKLSDISELVKAVAALIRSDAMSLQEELVR
- a CDS encoding response regulator, translating into MLDYSQYENILESISGGFFALDNEYRITYWNQAAENGTGLKSEEVLGKNVYEIFPNAKGALLGDKYQLAMDTKTFQSLETAYKDDRFEAWYDIRIYPAANGLSVFFQDITEKKRDQRQKETLVEISKAINSSKHLDELCVQAAEKIALLFEIPAKFVCIYLYDSNGQEVRLVAPALFDMEFSQEMVHQRVGEDAYFLPARAAFQKHIIVTDEIGESTTADLFAREMNELQLKTLIVTPLIVQDEVQGVLEVLTIKDQKFVSGELELLSVVANELASGMSRKRLIDELRSKNVALENQTQKTQEASDTLKKFLATFSHELRSPLNSIIGFSDLLATQFEGLSPEAVQDFMKNINASGKHLQQIINDILDLSKIEAGKMELHIASYPVNYFEESVRRVLAAAIVEKGIRLDFTLSPEFEEIVVDQTRFRQILINLVSNAIKFSRKNGSVAVSSERVGNDLQFEVRDEGTGIKPEEVAGLFKPFKQAASGKALNRQGIGLGLAITKKLIELHGGKIWIESEYGKGTSVRFRIPLVIDATSEQLKQAEMLMDALNRENRPSESGEKPLALIVEDSAQASELLRIHIEAAGYRVEVAHDGVEAIEKAKRLHPNIITLDLMLPVKDGWQVMKELKRHPLCKHIPIIIVSIVDEKNLGFSLGAVDYFVKPVNKEDLLSAMDRVRLHTAADSQVPKVLVIDDDRAATDLIEVILESEGYHVLKAFHGKEGLQIAAKERPDVIILDLIMPEMSGLNVAYQLRQIPATRSIPIIVLTSMDIDQETREQLGSYVSGLMSKSQFTKKDLLREIGGIESVR